The region TGGAAGTGGTTACATCAGCCCCAAAAGTTACTTTTAGATATTAATGGTAGAAAAGGTTTACTGGATAATCAAACTGTTGTTGAATATGAAGTGAAATATAAATCTATTTCATTTACCGATTCTACTTGTATTGTAGATACTTACCCAACTTATGTTTTAGGTACGTTAGATGGAACATCACTTTCTACATGGAACTGTGATAGTATTCAATATGCTTCAGATACGTTAATTCGGTATTTTGTAGAAGATAAAGTTGGTGTGGCGACTATTCATGGAAGAAATCAATTCTTTAATTTTTATGATGTTGTTGGCGATTTTGTCAATGGGCAGGCCATAGTTCAGAAGAAAAATAGATTTGGCGTTTGTGATACTTATGGCAAACTAATTATACCATTGAAGTTCAATAATATCAAAAGAATGCCTACAGGGCATTATTGGACATTGGATGAGACGAACTTTACAGATATATATGACCACAAAGGGAAAAATATTACGTACCATAATTATGATATGGTAGGTGAATATTCTCAAGGAAAATATTTAGTAAGAAAAGCAAGGAGGTATGGTTATTTGGATAGCAACTTAAAAGAGTGGATCTCTCCTCAATTTACCGATGCTGAATCATTTGTTGGTCCCTATGCTGTTGTGAGAACGAATGATTATTATGGAGTAATTGATTTGAATAGAAAATGGGTGATCTCTCCCGTAGTTGACCGACTGAAAACCATTTCTGAAGGTTTGTATTATTTCGAAGACAATCAAAAATGGGGAACACTAAGTGCAGAAGGCTATGAATGGTATAGAACTGATGACGCAACAGTAGAATCTTTTGAGGATGGATATGTCATCATGAAAAAGAGAGGGAAATATGGGTTATTGACGAACCAAGGAGAACTTTGTTTAAATACACTGTATGATTCTTTGGAGTTTTCTAATCTGGATGAAGGTAGAGTAAACATGTATATAGATAGTACTTGGCTCTATAAAGATGTTTATGATGATGAAGGAGAACCTAAAAGAAATGCTTATCAAATGTATGAAGAAGTAGGTGTACCTCATGAAGGATTCACTGAAGTGAAAATGCGAGATAAATATGGTTTTATGGACTATTTAGGTAGAATGCGTTTAACGATTCAATATGAAGCTGTAAAGCATTTTTCAGAAGGTGTGGCTCCTTTTCAACTAAATAATAAATGGGGGTTTATTGATAAAGAGGATCGAATTTATCTACAACCAAGATATGAAGAATTATTTCCTTTGATTAATAATATGTCCAAAGCAAAAAAGAATGGCTATTGGGGAGTGATTGATAGAAATGGAGAAGTGGTTATTCCTTTTAAATATGAAGCCATCGAAAGGACTTCTTTTGGTAATTGGTATGTATGGGAGAAAGGAGGGAAAATGGGGATTTATGAACCAGGTGGAACAATTGGTATATATGGTAAATATACTTCGATAAAAGATCTTGGAATTGATTATGTCATTGTATCACAAGATAAATTATTAGGCGTAGATAAAATAAATGGGTTAGTTAGCTGGGGACAGAAATATTATCAAATTTCATTACTAAGTAATAAGAAATGGTTTGCTCTAACCACTTCTTTACCTTCAGAATCTATCAAATCTATTCCTGTGAATTAAGAATTATTATGTTCGATAACCGAACGTAACTGTCTTATTTATAGTTTAATAAAGTGGATTAATGTTCGCTTTATGAGAAATTTATACTACATAGTTCCTTTGCTGTTTATACTATTAATGTTAGTAGATATTAAAAGCACGGCAAAATCTGAGGTTAAAAGAAAACCTATTGAAAGAAATATTATAATTTCTGATCATGCTGAAATACTAAAAGATGGAGTTTTAGTAGAAAAATATTCAGATGGGAGTATAGATTTATATATTGAAGAATAAAAAGTACTTTACTATAGATTAAAAATGCCTTTGTTGACGTTATGTGAACAAAGGCATTTTTTTTGCACTTTATTTTCCTACATCATCTACTATGACAACCTGTTCGATATGACCAAAATAAGACTAATTAATAAAGAAGCTTTTTTAGGAACTGTCTTTATCTTTCTATTTATGTGGGCACTTCAAGCTTCAAACATTCAAGTGGAGCTCATCAATGTTTTTGAACAAGTATTCGAAAACTTTGAGTTGACAGATGTCTATTACTCAAAATTAAGAAGTCAACAATCTGAATCTTTTGAAGATGAAGTTATCTTGGTGAATATTGGTAACTTAGATCGAAAAGGAATTGCAAAAAGTATTTTAAGGTTATCAGAAGGTAAGCCTAAAGTGATGGGAATAGATGCAACATTTGTTGGCCCCCGTCCTCAAGATCCGGCTGGAGACTTTCTTTTAGCACAAGCATTAAATAAAGTTGGAAATTCTTTTGTCATGGCAACAATGCCAGATGATTGGGATCTCAATAGAAACGAGTTTGATACTCTAGTAATGCCTTACGCACCTTTTGCTGCTCGAACGGATCATGGTCATGTATATACAGGTATTCTTACCGATGAAGATTTTACCACTTGGAGAAACTTTCCTACCTATATTGAAGTAGATGGAAAGAAGGAATATGCTTTATCTGTCAAGCTTGCTCAAAAGTTTGCTCCAGAAAAAACAGAAAAATTTTTAGCTAGAAATAATCAAGTGGAATCGATCTACTTTAAAGGCAACTTAGATAAATTTATCAAACTTGATATTTCTGATTTTGAAGATCCTAATAGAACCTTTGAGATTGTGAAAGATAAAATAGTTCTGTTAGGGTATATGGGAGATGGATATACAGATAGACACTGGGATGCAGATAAATTCTATACGCCATTAAATAATAATGTTGTAGGTAGAGGTTATCCTGATATGTTTGGGGTAGTGGTTCATGCTAATATTATTTCCATGATATTAAATGAAACCTATATCGATATGATGCCAGATTGGTTAAGTTATGTCTTGGCATTTTTAGTCTGTTACTTGAATGCTATCATTTTTATGTGGATTGTTGAAAATAGAAATTTAGCCATTTGGTATAATGCGATTACGAAATCAATTCAGTTACTCGAAGCGATTATCATTTTATCAATGACTATGTTATTATTTGGTTCATTTAGGTACCATGCAAACTTCGCATTGCTATTTCTGGTAGTTCTACTTTCCGGGGATTTAATTGAAATATTCGCAGAGATAGTCTTGCGTATGTTCTTCAAAGCAAAGGATAAATGGAAAAAATAGTGATTTTTATTAATTTGCAAATAACTTTTAATGTTAATCAACGTATGTAATAATACGGATGATTTAATCACGAACTTCTGAAGAAAATAATATCTTATAATACTATGAAAATCAAATTACTAAGCTTTCTTTTTGTTCTAATTTCAATACCTTTTGCTTATGCTCAAGAAGCAAAGTTTATGGTATTAGGGGCGAAAGGAGAGATCACATCAAACGGAAAAAATATCCATGCTGGTGATATGATTTTATCCGGAACTACTATTGACATTAAAGGAAGTACACCCTATTTAGGGTTAGCATATATCGCAGGAGGTACTTTGGAATTAAAAAAGCCAGGGACGTATAATGTTGCTGATTTAGAAAAAGGCTTATCTAATCAGGACAATGATCTTGTTTCAAAATATGTTGACTTCATCAAGGATGAATTAACAGGTTCTACAGCTAATGCAAGTACTCAAGCAAAATATGGATCTGTAACTAGGTCATTAAAGAAAAAGCCGATCTTCTTTTATGTACCAATCAACTCTAACGCAATCAAGTCTAATGTTAACTTAACATGGGCTATGAAAGAAGGTGTTGAAAAGAAGGATAAAACGTTTAAATTATTTATTAAAGATCGTAAGCAACATGTGCTTATCGAGAAAGAAGTAACAGGAACGACTTACGCATTGGATTTAAATGATCCGGAGCTGAAAGATCAAAAGTATTTATTCTACTATGTAGAAGATGCAGATAACCATAAAATCGCTTCAGATGTTTATGCATTCGAAGTGCATAAAGATGGAGGAGATGCTCAAACAGATAAAGCTTTAGAGCAATTAAAGGCAAATGATACTGCTATTGGTCACTTGATCTTAGCAAAGTTTTATGAAGATAAAGGTTTTATTGTGAATGCTTCAACTTCTTATGAGCAAGCAATTGAACTGTCAAATGGAGATGAACAATACATTAAAATGTATGAAGATTTTCAAGCAAGATACGGAAGTTAATTTCCTGTAAGTAAGATATTACTTTAGAATGACCACTCTTAATATTGAATTAGGAGTGGTCTTTTTGTTTACTAGCTTCTAGCTCTCGTTGAATATTTTTACTAAAAACTCTGGTGAGACCAACAATCGATATTATGATAAGTCCTCCTATGATTAACTGAACGATAGTATTACTATTCACATTGGAGAGATCCTGTATTTCTACAATAGATTTACCTACCCATACAGAAACAATTGTTCTTGGTAGCATACCAATGAAAGAACCAATAACGAATTCTTTTAAAGGAGTTTTCGCCCAAGCTAACATCAGATTACTTAATGCAAATGGTAAGATGGGAGAAACTTTAGTAAAAGCTACAATCTTGATGGGCGACTTATGTACCGTATTTATTATTGCCGTTGCTATCGGATATTTCTCTAATGAAGAAGCAAACTTTCCTTGATCGATCCATTTTACTAGATGATAACATATAACAGATGCTATGACATAAGAGGGGATAACACCAAATAATCCTTCCCAACCAAGAAAATACCCAGTGAGTAATGCGATAAAAGTGGTAGGTGTTAGAGCACATGCCATAGTGATACTAGTAATAATAAAGAACATTACCCAATAAGAAAATGGGAAAGCTAGTATCTCCGATTCGTAGGTATAAGCTAAGCTAACGATGCTTGAAC is a window of Flammeovirga agarivorans DNA encoding:
- a CDS encoding WG repeat-containing protein, which gives rise to MINQILKIVLVLSMFGCQELLAQEIIQTIEGYQLQNSKGKILTDIFYDDMGWSDDANPESKPFFYGQLIGVQLNGKWGLINTKGKEVVSPKYQTINYFTNGISIISENGRFGAMNTSGKEIVPLTFSKLKMMSGNLEMLVASSNGLQGVIDFKGNTILPIEYISIQWAGPKLLAAMNQKGEWELVYHDGTPYSKERYTSWKWLHQPQKLLLDINGRKGLLDNQTVVEYEVKYKSISFTDSTCIVDTYPTYVLGTLDGTSLSTWNCDSIQYASDTLIRYFVEDKVGVATIHGRNQFFNFYDVVGDFVNGQAIVQKKNRFGVCDTYGKLIIPLKFNNIKRMPTGHYWTLDETNFTDIYDHKGKNITYHNYDMVGEYSQGKYLVRKARRYGYLDSNLKEWISPQFTDAESFVGPYAVVRTNDYYGVIDLNRKWVISPVVDRLKTISEGLYYFEDNQKWGTLSAEGYEWYRTDDATVESFEDGYVIMKKRGKYGLLTNQGELCLNTLYDSLEFSNLDEGRVNMYIDSTWLYKDVYDDEGEPKRNAYQMYEEVGVPHEGFTEVKMRDKYGFMDYLGRMRLTIQYEAVKHFSEGVAPFQLNNKWGFIDKEDRIYLQPRYEELFPLINNMSKAKKNGYWGVIDRNGEVVIPFKYEAIERTSFGNWYVWEKGGKMGIYEPGGTIGIYGKYTSIKDLGIDYVIVSQDKLLGVDKINGLVSWGQKYYQISLLSNKKWFALTTSLPSESIKSIPVN
- a CDS encoding CHASE2 domain-containing protein, whose product is MTKIRLINKEAFLGTVFIFLFMWALQASNIQVELINVFEQVFENFELTDVYYSKLRSQQSESFEDEVILVNIGNLDRKGIAKSILRLSEGKPKVMGIDATFVGPRPQDPAGDFLLAQALNKVGNSFVMATMPDDWDLNRNEFDTLVMPYAPFAARTDHGHVYTGILTDEDFTTWRNFPTYIEVDGKKEYALSVKLAQKFAPEKTEKFLARNNQVESIYFKGNLDKFIKLDISDFEDPNRTFEIVKDKIVLLGYMGDGYTDRHWDADKFYTPLNNNVVGRGYPDMFGVVVHANIISMILNETYIDMMPDWLSYVLAFLVCYLNAIIFMWIVENRNLAIWYNAITKSIQLLEAIIILSMTMLLFGSFRYHANFALLFLVVLLSGDLIEIFAEIVLRMFFKAKDKWKK
- a CDS encoding TVP38/TMEM64 family protein, which codes for MNKIKQFLKQNASSFSVGGGLSILPIITSSSIVSLAYTYESEILAFPFSYWVMFFIITSITMACALTPTTFIALLTGYFLGWEGLFGVIPSYVIASVICYHLVKWIDQGKFASSLEKYPIATAIINTVHKSPIKIVAFTKVSPILPFALSNLMLAWAKTPLKEFVIGSFIGMLPRTIVSVWVGKSIVEIQDLSNVNSNTIVQLIIGGLIIISIVGLTRVFSKNIQRELEASKQKDHS